The sequence below is a genomic window from Marmota flaviventris isolate mMarFla1 chromosome 9, mMarFla1.hap1, whole genome shotgun sequence.
ACCCACCATAGCTAATTTCATCGAAGCTCTCTGCTGCACCTGCTGAGGTGGCCGTGTGGACTCCCCTCCGAGCCACTGTGGCAAGTCACAATGGCATATCTTCTTGTGTGAATCCTCCTGCTGGACTGTGACTTGTTACTACTTAACAACCAGCCATATTCTTCTTGCTTTAGACGTTGTGCATTTGGCTTCTTAAGGAAATGCCTCTGCAGCCTTGTTTGGCAGCCTCCCGGGCGTTGAAGCCACAGTTACTCAGCTAGCATCTCGCAGGAATCTGCCCGACTGTCCCTCtgtaccgcccccccccccccccccccgcaaattCAGATCAGAGGACCACTGGGAGAAGCCATGTGGAAGCCCACGTGGGGCTGGGGGCTTCAGATTCTGGAGATGGTTTCCATGTCTTCAGGATTACTGGTCTGTTCCCTTTCAAGACCATGTGGTAGGGATGTGCCTCTTTGTGCTTTTCCCTGAAATGTGTCCAATCCTTCTAGAGTGGCTTGGATGCCCAGCTGCTGGGTCCAGATGGCCAGAGCCCCCTCGGTTGGCCTCTGTTCAGTGCCCTGCTTCCTTTCTGTAGTAGCGTTTCAGAGATTCCCCTCTTTTTTGCTTGGGTTTGCATTTGGCCATCTGTCCATGTGCTTGCCCTTCTGTCCTTTCTGTGCTTCTTTTCTGACCAGTACTTAGTTTGAGTACTCACCCTGTTCTCCACCTTCCCTGTCAAGCCTGACATTTTCCTGGGTGGCCCTGGCTCAGGGTATTTCTGTGACTTGAGGCTGAGTCACCACTGGGGCTGGGGggccgccccctccctcccctggctgtggcaggaggCACCTGGGGTCTGCGGCAGTAGTCCCCAAGGTGGAGCGCTGAGAGAGTAGTAAGGCCTACCTGTGTGTTTTAAGCTAAAAAAATTAACTGTGGAGCTTAACTAATATGTAGCATGTGCCAGAGAGGAGTGGACCCGCAGGGGGCTCCTTCTATGGACACAGTTGCATGGCCACTCTCAGAGCCTGTCTGTGGGTGGAGCCCTCTGGACGGGAGAATTCTAGAAGGGATCCCTGCTTTGAGAGAGTGCACCAGGAATGTCTGcagccctcccttccctctttagTTCTAGGACTGAAAAGCTGGCCATCAGTGGCCATCAATGGACCAAGAAGAACCAAGGCCCCCTCTCTGCTGGGAGGTAGCCATCCAAGGGCAGTTACCTACAGGAGTCAGTGCAGAATTGGGTGATTTATTTCAGCACTGGGATCTGAATGCATTCTGACATGACCCAGTTCTAAGGGAGCCCTGGTGACACCCAGCAGCCCGCTGCTAGGGTGAGGGGGCTGCCAGGGAGATAGTGCCCAGACACAGCCAGGTCCAGCCACGCCCTGACGACTGTGGGGCGGGCTCACGAAGCCACAAGCACAGGTGGAAGCCCAGCGGACCAGTGAACCATGACACCGCGGGCAGAAGGACCGGCTCTCACAGCGTCACCACGCAGCCACAGGAAGGACTGCAGCCACCGAGTCCATGCTGCAGCACAGGTGTTACCCCAGGAAAGGTTCCAGCTACTTATGCAGAAAAAGCCTGCTGGTTATGCGGACTTCAGGTGGCCCTGGACTTGCAGTATTTCATCTACACCACGCCACCACTGGTGATGGTCTGAAGAGCCAGAGCGAGTGTCAGAGAGGAGGGGCTTGGtccatggctctcagcagagcTCTGATGTGCCCCTCACCTGGGTCACCTCAGTCCCCAAGTCTCCCAACACTCTCCCACAGCAAGGAAACGGCAGAACTGAGGGCTGGATCCAGGCCCCAGGACCCTCAGAAACGTCCCCTGGCCAGGGCTCCTGGGCACCATGGAGGCTCAGGGTGAAAGAGGGGCTTCTGAGAGCTGATGGGGCCGTGTCCAGGAGAGCCCCAGGTCAGCCAGCCAGGCAACAGCTGGGGCCCTGCTTCCTCCTGCTCCCAGGAGAAGTGGGGCCACCTGCTGACAGCGTCAGGGATTGCAGAGGAGACCTGCCTGCACCTTCAGGGAAAGCTCAGAGAAAACGGTCATTAAAAACACAGGACCAGGAGATTCTCTGGACCCTGGCACAAACAGGAACCAGGAAGTGACCACATGTCCAGCCTCACCTGATCCTGGGCAGGTACTTAAAGCCCTGGCTCAGGAGGCCCCACACCTCACTCCTCCCTCTCTACCTGCTGCTCTCACCTCCTCCACtccacctccagaaccatgacCTGCTGTGGCTGCTCCGGGGGCTGTGGCTCCAGCTGTGGGGGCTGTGgctccagctgctgcaagcccgtGTGCTGCTGTGTGCCAGCCTGTTCCTGCTCCAGCTGTGGCTCCTGTGGGGGCTGCAAGGGGGGCTGTGGCTCCTGTGGGGGATGCAAGGGGGGCTGTGGCTCCTGTGGGGGTTGTAAGGGGGGCTGTGGTTCCTGTGGGGGATGCAAGGGGGGCTGTGGCTCCTGTGGGGGATGCAAGGGGGGCTGTGGCTCCTGTGGAGGCTGCAAGGGGGGCTGTGGCTCCTGCGGGGGCTGCAAGTCCAGCTGCTGTCAATCCAGCTGCTGCAAACCCTGTTGCTCCTCAGGCTGTGGGTCCTCCTGCTGCCagtccagctgctgcaagccctgctgctgccagtccagctgctgcaagccctgctgctgccaggacAGCTGTTGCAagtccagctgctgcaagccctgctgctgccagtccagctgctgcaagccctgctgctgccaggacagctgctgcaagccctgctgctgccaggacagctgctgcaagccctgctgctgccagtccagctgctgcaagccctgctgctgccagtcCAGCTGCTGTGTCCCTGTGTGTTGCCAGTGTAAGATCTGAGGCTCTGACCACAAACCTTTGGTGGCCTGAGCTGCCAGGTCCCTGGGCTGTCCAGCTGCCTTTCCCCGGGGTCCTGTGTGCCCCACTGTTCACTGACTCCTTGCTCTTCACCCTGTGTCCTCTGAAGCATGTCACCAGGGTGCTTCTTACCCACTGGGCCCCCTCCTGCCTTCCTGCTTGCCTCTTTCCAGGACAACCCCTCCCTGTTGCCCTTCCTTTAAGATCCACAGTGGCCTGAGGTGGTCTGAGAGCTGCCCCTTCTCCCAGCCCTCTGACCAACCCTCCATCTCTGTCCCTATGCCAAGTCTATCCTAATAAACACAGCCCACGACCACAAAGCTCTCTTCCCAGCCCTTCTCTATGCGCCTGGATGGGGTGGGACACTGGAGGGACAGTGCAGTAAccaatgtgggggtgggggtcgcCGCAGTGGCACATGGGCCACCCTGAGGGAAGGGAACGAGCTGGAGGCCCCTGCTCTCCCTGGAGGCAGGAGAGGGCGTCTGAGGGGCCCCAGTGCAGGGGGAGTCAGATGCGGGGTGCCCAGGGCTAGTGCTTTGTCCTGGGTGGCACAGGAGGTTTGGGAGGGTCATGGCAGGGCTGAGTTGTGTCCCCAAGCCCTGTGTGGGAGCTGTGACCCCAGTGGGGACCCCATTTGGAAAAGGGCCCTTACAGAGACAAGCAACTTAGACGTGGTCATTAGGTAGGCCTAATGAGGTCCTTATGAAAGAGGACACGGGGGCCCAGGTGGTGATGAAGGCAGAGATTGAGGGGATGTGTCCAGAAGCCATGGGACACCAGGGACCAGCAGCTGGACAGGTCTGGAGCAGAGGCTCCCGCAGGAGGACCTGCTGTGCAGGCACAGAGGCTGTGGTCCCTGTTACGACCACCCTGGGGACAGAGCCCGGCAGCTTCCCGGGCGGGCGGGAGGGAGAGCTGGGGGCAGGCCTGGGACCCGCACTGCCTGGTGGCCGAGCCCGGGCAGCAGCTCACAGCTC
It includes:
- the LOC139707044 gene encoding keratin-associated protein 5-4-like, with the protein product MTCCGCSGGCGSSCGGCGSSCCKPVCCCVPACSCSSCGSCGGCKGGCGSCGGCKGGCGSCGGCKGGCGSCGGCKGGCGSCGGCKGGCGSCGGCKGGCGSCGGCKSSCCQSSCCKPCCSSGCGSSCCQSSCCKPCCCQSSCCKPCCCQDSCCKSSCCKPCCCQSSCCKPCCCQDSCCKPCCCQDSCCKPCCCQSSCCKPCCCQSSCCVPVCCQCKI